In Homo sapiens chromosome 8, GRCh38.p14 Primary Assembly, the genomic window cctaaaTGTACTACTTAATTGCATCTTTTTATTGCAGTATATTTGGTTGAACTTTTGTGTAAACATTTAAATTccttttatcatatatttattacatGGTAAATGATAATACTTTGTAACAGTCacgtggaaaaaagaaaaggaaactcccTGTTATTCATATCAATGTCTCTTTTCTCTGTCGCTGTTTCAGATTAATGCTCACAGCTTCTTGGGTGCTTTCTCACGGGTAAAGCCATGGCATCCGTACCTTCCATTGGTTGCCTTCTAGCCAGAAATCAGTATTATCGAAGTAAGTTGCATCATCATAGAGACGTCCCTAGATAATATGATTTGAGGTGATGTTTGTGGGATATTGTTAACACAGGTATCATGTTACCTTCAGAACTTAAGGGAGAGAACTATTGGTGACAATGAAGAAAGCAGGAGGCCTCAGGGACTTCTCTGATCCAGTGCTGACAGGCACTTCTTTGTTCTAGCTACGCTGTATCGTTGAAGCCATTGACACTTAAAAATCAGTGAACATCGGCTTATGTTTCAttagtacattttaattttatgtaccTTGCATTCTGTAAGATTCACTAAAAACtgataattttacataaataaagtattattcaactccttagaaaagaaaagatagcATGACTTTGCttcaaaaattttctaatttccatcttCTGCTATGGATAATAGGCCAACTTCTATCtggccagttttatttttattaatctatcCATCTGTTCATATTCATGGCCAAATAGAAAATTGTAGCTTCTTAGAGAAGATTgagaaatttcataaaataaaataagcatttcaGAACCAAATTAGTAGTTATTACAAGTATCTATGGCAACAACACATAGAAAACTCTTCTTTCAAGGGTTGTTTGTAGTATAAGTGTTAGAGACAACTactgatttattcattttacaaaagtTTACGCTCATTTACTTGGTGTTATTTATCCACAGGAGTTACTTTTATATTCTGATCTTATAAGAGACATAGGTTTTAAATACAAGCCTAATAAGACAAAATGTTTGTTCTTTCCAAATAATTCCTTAATTTCTAGATTTGATGACTTCTGTAGaactttaaatatacatatatgtaatatttctAATGTAGtacaacaatatttattcttgGTCTTGTTCTTTCTTAGTTTTTGAATCTGAAaacatttataatacattttaaattcaacATTGATATCCAAGGAGAGAGTGAGTTTCCTGCCTTGGAAATGAGTATATCTTATCAGTAGAACATAGTATTTCTTAATATAGCAGCTTTCTATTGATTGGTAATTTGATCAGTTTTTCAATTCATGAATTCACAAGCCAGGAATAAATGATTTCAAACCATGCTACTTGACAGTTTGTATATAAATGATGCGGATTTGCTTGTCTGGTTGccagttatttatttgtttaatatcatTTGTTTCCTACAGAGTCCAGTGTTTCTTCAGTTAGTTCTTTAACTAGCTCTGATTCTGTTAACTTCATAGATGACGACAAACCACAGCAAGGTACTTAGTTATTTCTTTCAGTGTcatccttattatttctttttattttcaatctcaAATTTGTTTGATAAGGAGTaacatgaattttatttaataggGTTGCCTGAAGTGGCAGAATCCACCTGGTGGTTTAAATCGTTTTTCCATTCTGAACCTGTGCTTTC contains:
- the PPDPFL gene encoding pancreatic progenitor cell differentiation and proliferation factor-like protein isoform a (isoform a is encoded by transcript variant 1) translates to MASVPSIGCLLARNQYYRKSSVSSVSSLTSSDSVNFIDDDKPQQGLPEVAESTWWFKSFFHSEPVLSNVRIKDLSATGMNS
- the PPDPFL gene encoding pancreatic progenitor cell differentiation and proliferation factor-like protein isoform c (isoform c is encoded by transcript variant 4), coding for MASVPSIGCLLARNQYYRKSSVSSVSSLTSSDSVNFIDDDKPQQGLPEVAESTWWFKSFFHSEPVLSNVRIKDLSATGSLSGRS
- the PPDPFL gene encoding pancreatic progenitor cell differentiation and proliferation factor-like protein isoform b (isoform b is encoded by transcript variant 2); amino-acid sequence: MASVPSIGCLLARNQYYRKSSVSSVSSLTSSDSVNFIDDDKPQQGLPEVAESTWWFKSFFHSEPVLSNVRIKDLSATGLQMSTL